In Nocardia higoensis, the DNA window GCCGTGGCGTGGGTGTCGTGGCCGTCGGAGTCGGTGGTGGAGCCGGTGGGGCCGACCAGCGCGCCGATCCCGAGCGAGACGGCGAAGACCGCGGCGATCCCCGCGGCGAAGCCGGCGAATTTGGCGGTGGTGTTCATGCGAGGTCACCGGCTGCCGTGGTCGCGCAGGTCCTCGGGCTGCTCTGCGGGCGCATCGCACACTCCTTCGGTCGATGCCAAATACATGGCGGAGAACTGGTCCGACCGGAGGGGCCCGATGATTCGGGCGGTACCGCCGGTCGATTCCGACGATACCCCCCTGGGGTATTTTGTCAAATGTCGGCGGCGGCGCCGCCGGGCTGGGTGGACAGGCGGATTGAGGCGCCGTGCAGGTGGCGCGCGGTGGGGGAGGTGGGCACGTTCGCGGGATCGGGGCAGGTCCCGAAGAGTCGGTCGGCGGTGCCGGAACTGGTCACCGTGAACCAGAAGTGCTCGTTCTTGTAGTGGTGATGGCGGTGATTGCGCCAGATCGCCCGGTAGGGCGCGTGCCGCGGCTTGTAGTCGGTGTGGATCAAGAAATGCGTCCACTCGTAGCAGAGCCCGAGTGCCGCCACGGTGAGCAGGAAGGTCAGGCCGAGGCCGAGGCGCGGGAAGGCGAACACCGCGATCGCCACCAGCGCGGCGACGACGACGAGCAGCGAGCGGGTCGGGATGAAGATCAGCGGGATGTCGCGCGGGTCGACGTGGTGCTCGCGGTGTTTGCGGGCCAGCTCGTAGTCCAGCCGGACCGGCCCGATCCGCTTGGGCCGCCAGTGCAGCACCGAGACGTGGATCACCCATTCGACGACCGGGAACGCCGCCAGGATCACCAGCGGCACCAGCGCGTCGGTCGGCTGCCAGTCGCCGACCGCGACGCGTGCGACCGACGTGACGGCCAGTGTGCTCCCGATCAGCCAGGGGGAGGGGTGACGGGCGAATTCGGTCAGGGCGGCGCGCAGGGTCATCCCCCGGCGGGTGGTCGTCGCGGTCATGAGGGCACCTCGCTGTGCGTGTCTTCGGATTGTGCGAACGCGGATTGTGTGGACGTGGGGGTCTCGGCTGCGGCGATGGCGCTGTCCAGTGCCGCGATCAGGCTGGTGGTCGCGGGTGCGAGGAGGGTGTGCGCGCGCTCGGCGGCAGCGGCGCCGTCGCCGGCCAGCACCGCCTCGGCTACCGCGCGATACCCGGCGGCATTGCCCACCTCGAGTGTCATGAGGGGCGCGAGCGCGGCGAGCGCGGGCTCGTAGGCGGCGCGCAGCATGTTGTTCATCAAGCGGAACACCAGCGAGTCGGCCGCGTCGACCAGGTGCTCCCAGAATTCGAGCGCGTGCACTTGCAGGGCGATCGGCTCGGTGTCGTTCGCCAGCGCGGTGAGGCTCGTGTCGAGGGTGCGGCGCAGGCGCTCGCGGTCCGCGGGCCGGGTGCGCAGCGCGGCCAGTTCGGCCACTTTCGGCGCATTGTGCAGGCGGGCCTCGAGAATGCTGCGGGCCACGGTGGGGTCGACGGTGCCCTGCCGGATCAGCAGCCGCGGCAGTATTTCGAGGCCGGAGCCGCGCCGGTAGTCCAGCACTGTGGTGGTGTCGCCCTGGCGGACCGCGACCAGCCCGGCTCCGGCCAGCCGCTGGAGTGCCTCGCGCACCGCGGGCCGGGACACGCCCAGTGCCTCGGCGAGCTGCCGTTCGCTGGGCAGCGCCGAACCGGGGGCGCGTTCACCGCTGAGGACTTCGTCGGCGATCTGCTCGAAGACCTCCGCCGACACCGATCGTTTGACCACTGGTTGCAACGCCATGCGCTCACTCTGCGCCGGACTGGTCAGCTGGTCAAGTGGTAATACCAATATTTCGAGGTGATCTGCGTTGTTTCGAGTTGTTCCGAATGGTTGCGGCAACCGCTCGGTCAGCTCGGGTCGGAGCCCCGGATCGCGGTCAGCCACACGGCGGCCGCCGCCGCCACACCGAGCGCGCCGACGAACGCGCCGAGTCC includes these proteins:
- a CDS encoding sterol desaturase family protein; this translates as MTATTTRRGMTLRAALTEFARHPSPWLIGSTLAVTSVARVAVGDWQPTDALVPLVILAAFPVVEWVIHVSVLHWRPKRIGPVRLDYELARKHREHHVDPRDIPLIFIPTRSLLVVVAALVAIAVFAFPRLGLGLTFLLTVAALGLCYEWTHFLIHTDYKPRHAPYRAIWRNHRHHHYKNEHFWFTVTSSGTADRLFGTCPDPANVPTSPTARHLHGASIRLSTQPGGAAADI
- a CDS encoding FadR/GntR family transcriptional regulator; protein product: MALQPVVKRSVSAEVFEQIADEVLSGERAPGSALPSERQLAEALGVSRPAVREALQRLAGAGLVAVRQGDTTTVLDYRRGSGLEILPRLLIRQGTVDPTVARSILEARLHNAPKVAELAALRTRPADRERLRRTLDTSLTALANDTEPIALQVHALEFWEHLVDAADSLVFRLMNNMLRAAYEPALAALAPLMTLEVGNAAGYRAVAEAVLAGDGAAAAERAHTLLAPATTSLIAALDSAIAAAETPTSTQSAFAQSEDTHSEVPS